The following coding sequences lie in one Heyndrickxia oleronia genomic window:
- a CDS encoding siphovirus ReqiPepy6 Gp37-like family protein — translation MELYIYNSNRDLVGIVESFEYLRWTRRYSQCGSFELKAIATLENTELLKEGNIIWKNDDEEVGIIEHLELSQTEHEIITASGRFATSFLSRRIVWQTEKLSGDISTCVEQLLNNNLINPSDVARKIANISFSAPNFNVPISTQVSYRNLMDAVTELCVASDVGIKTVFTPATGVFTVALYMGTESQAVFSKEYENLTEQIYTISAGDYANTALVGGEGEGTDRTFVAITSGSGETRHEIFVDAKDLRAEDFGSDYIDTLIFRGQSKLSEQAIRYSFDTSVNPHGNLTYKIDFDLGQTVKVISKAWGVSMTTRITEVEETYDADGQSISVVFGKAELTIAQKLHSDLSEVKTAISAPTGISEIAQALGAVEDTLVTVEETLGDLTEVDSKIQGDNVTSTINNLYGKLPALEINVGGGTISIGQYALYYMKPGDAFYFTSWSGNKFSDQPSDDGHVFLIKHSGDNTGNGYQRAMGFFISRNTLTFYVISVFVFNNPSGQANWLNINNEPVTTARIANGAVTGLKIADRTITATKMVSSFSDYSTTEQNTGRLWIDGKTIYRKQVNLGSLTNTTPKSVAHGISNLSTIVSLTGFATNGTVFLPLPLARYNNFASQIGLFANKTEIVVEPGNDRTAYTGYVVIEYTKTE, via the coding sequence TCGGGATCATCGAACATCTGGAACTTTCTCAAACCGAGCATGAAATTATTACTGCAAGTGGTCGGTTTGCAACTTCCTTCCTCTCCCGCCGCATTGTTTGGCAAACGGAGAAATTGTCTGGTGATATTTCTACTTGTGTAGAGCAACTTTTAAATAATAATCTTATCAATCCTTCTGATGTAGCAAGGAAGATTGCGAACATATCCTTTTCTGCTCCAAACTTTAATGTTCCTATCAGCACACAGGTATCGTATCGAAATTTGATGGATGCTGTGACGGAACTATGTGTTGCATCGGATGTTGGCATTAAGACTGTGTTCACTCCTGCTACAGGGGTTTTTACCGTAGCGTTATATATGGGAACGGAATCACAAGCTGTATTTTCTAAGGAATATGAAAACCTTACAGAACAGATTTATACAATAAGTGCTGGAGATTATGCCAACACCGCCCTCGTTGGTGGCGAAGGAGAAGGTACAGATCGAACCTTTGTAGCTATAACAAGTGGCTCTGGTGAGACAAGACACGAGATTTTTGTGGATGCTAAGGATTTGCGAGCGGAAGACTTTGGCTCTGATTACATTGATACACTAATCTTTCGGGGTCAAAGTAAGCTGAGTGAGCAAGCCATACGCTATTCATTTGATACATCGGTCAATCCACACGGTAATTTGACATATAAGATAGACTTCGATCTTGGGCAGACCGTCAAAGTCATTTCCAAAGCATGGGGTGTATCCATGACGACACGCATCACCGAAGTTGAAGAAACCTATGACGCAGATGGCCAGAGTATCAGTGTAGTATTCGGAAAAGCTGAATTGACAATAGCCCAAAAATTACACTCCGACTTGAGCGAGGTGAAAACAGCAATATCGGCTCCAACTGGCATATCTGAAATTGCACAGGCTTTAGGAGCAGTGGAGGATACGCTAGTAACAGTTGAGGAAACCTTAGGAGACTTGACGGAGGTAGATTCAAAGATTCAAGGAGACAACGTAACATCTACTATCAACAATCTGTATGGAAAACTACCTGCGCTCGAAATCAATGTTGGCGGAGGAACTATATCGATTGGACAATATGCGTTGTATTATATGAAACCTGGAGATGCCTTTTATTTCACCTCATGGAGTGGCAATAAGTTTAGTGACCAGCCAAGTGACGACGGCCATGTCTTTTTGATAAAACATAGCGGGGACAATACGGGAAATGGATATCAGCGGGCAATGGGTTTCTTTATTTCTCGCAATACGCTGACATTCTATGTGATTTCTGTTTTCGTATTTAATAACCCTTCTGGACAAGCAAACTGGCTTAATATCAATAATGAACCTGTAACTACTGCAAGAATTGCCAATGGAGCAGTTACAGGTTTAAAAATTGCAGACCGTACAATTACAGCTACTAAAATGGTTTCTTCTTTTAGCGACTATTCAACTACAGAACAAAACACTGGGCGACTATGGATAGATGGTAAGACAATTTATCGCAAGCAAGTGAATCTTGGGTCACTTACAAATACGACACCGAAAAGCGTAGCTCACGGCATATCAAACCTCAGCACTATTGTCAGTTTAACAGGCTTTGCGACAAATGGGACCGTATTCTTGCCACTGCCCCTTGCCCGGTACAACAACTTCGCATCGCAAATCGGACTCTTCGCAAATAAGACCGAAATTGTAGTCGAACCAGGCAATGATAGAACTGCGTATACAGGCTATGTAGTAATAGAGTATACAAAAACGGAATAG